One genomic region from Colletes latitarsis isolate SP2378_abdomen chromosome 10, iyColLati1, whole genome shotgun sequence encodes:
- the LOC143347236 gene encoding uncharacterized protein LOC143347236 isoform X1: MDWRLGLLLTCLVVADTNALRMLELVVPQHVVRGQNIKLECNFNLDGETLYSVKWYKDGNEFYRYVPQDRPPVLVFQLSGVTADIHNSTERSVVLYSVNLMSTGRYRCEVSAEAPSFQTVSDHSDMLVVALPEDGPIITGRPGRLRYQVGDVVRFNCTSAKSKPAAILSWYINGEAVDTQYLRGPHITEVDREGLETAVLGLEFRLRTKHFKRGDLKIKCLATIATVYWKSNELSIEGEKPLKMPVMESRETRAQGHTHAEHILGGSGSSTLTPCILPVITSLFILR, translated from the exons ACACGAACGCGTTGAGAATGTTGGAGCTGGTGGTTCCCCAGCACGTGGTCCGCGGCCAGAACATTAAACTGGAGTGTAACTTCAACCTGGACGGTGAGACCCTATACTCGGTGAAATGGTACAAAGACGGGAACGAGTTCTATCGATACGTGCCACAGGACAGGCCGCCAGTGCTCGTCTTTCAGCTGTCAGGTGTTACGGCGGAC ATTCACAATTCGACCGAGAGATCGGTCGTCCTCTATTCCGTGAACTTAATGAGCACTGGAAGATACAGATGCGAGGTGTCAGCGGAGGCGCCGTCGTTCCAAACGGTATCCGATCACTCGGACATGCTGGTAGTCG CCCTGCCGGAAGACGGACCCATTATCACAGGGAGGCCAGGAAGGCTTCGTTATCAGGTCGGTGACGTGGTACGATTCAATTGCACTTCGGCGAAGTCGAAACCAGCTGCCATACTCAGCTGGTACATCAACGGGGAGGCC GTCGACACACAATACTTGAGAGGGCCTCACATCACCGAGGTGGATCGCGAGGGTCTGGAGACGGCCGTGCTCGGGCTGGAGTTCCGTCTGCGTACGAAGCACTTCAAGAGGGGAGACTTGAAGATCAAATGCCTGGCGACGATAGCGACCGTATATTGGAAATCGAACGAGCTCAGCATAGAGGGTGAAAAGCCCCTAAAGATGCCGGTAATGGAGAGCAGAGAGACAAGGGCGCAAGGCCACACGCACGCGGAGCATATCTTAGGAG GAAGCGGAAGCAGCACGTTAACACCTTGCATCTTGCCGGTGATAACTAGTTTATTTATTCTACGATAA
- the LOC143347236 gene encoding cell adhesion molecule 2-like isoform X2: MLELVVPQHVVRGQNIKLECNFNLDGETLYSVKWYKDGNEFYRYVPQDRPPVLVFQLSGVTADIHNSTERSVVLYSVNLMSTGRYRCEVSAEAPSFQTVSDHSDMLVVALPEDGPIITGRPGRLRYQVGDVVRFNCTSAKSKPAAILSWYINGEAVDTQYLRGPHITEVDREGLETAVLGLEFRLRTKHFKRGDLKIKCLATIATVYWKSNELSIEGEKPLKMPVMESRETRAQGHTHAEHILGGSGSSTLTPCILPVITSLFILR; this comes from the exons ATGTTGGAGCTGGTGGTTCCCCAGCACGTGGTCCGCGGCCAGAACATTAAACTGGAGTGTAACTTCAACCTGGACGGTGAGACCCTATACTCGGTGAAATGGTACAAAGACGGGAACGAGTTCTATCGATACGTGCCACAGGACAGGCCGCCAGTGCTCGTCTTTCAGCTGTCAGGTGTTACGGCGGAC ATTCACAATTCGACCGAGAGATCGGTCGTCCTCTATTCCGTGAACTTAATGAGCACTGGAAGATACAGATGCGAGGTGTCAGCGGAGGCGCCGTCGTTCCAAACGGTATCCGATCACTCGGACATGCTGGTAGTCG CCCTGCCGGAAGACGGACCCATTATCACAGGGAGGCCAGGAAGGCTTCGTTATCAGGTCGGTGACGTGGTACGATTCAATTGCACTTCGGCGAAGTCGAAACCAGCTGCCATACTCAGCTGGTACATCAACGGGGAGGCC GTCGACACACAATACTTGAGAGGGCCTCACATCACCGAGGTGGATCGCGAGGGTCTGGAGACGGCCGTGCTCGGGCTGGAGTTCCGTCTGCGTACGAAGCACTTCAAGAGGGGAGACTTGAAGATCAAATGCCTGGCGACGATAGCGACCGTATATTGGAAATCGAACGAGCTCAGCATAGAGGGTGAAAAGCCCCTAAAGATGCCGGTAATGGAGAGCAGAGAGACAAGGGCGCAAGGCCACACGCACGCGGAGCATATCTTAGGAG GAAGCGGAAGCAGCACGTTAACACCTTGCATCTTGCCGGTGATAACTAGTTTATTTATTCTACGATAA
- the LOC143347233 gene encoding ribonuclease H2 subunit A: MENEKNSANDVSETKCEVNSNNIQDDTRITCKEDLIPYFEAWDNDVNKVYMSKVPQICKDEPCQLGIDEAGRGPVLGPMVYGISYAPLSRKELLENLGCADSKSLTEEKRDAIFDNICNNSDALGWAVDTISPNVIANSMHSRSKTSLNEVSMLSAIELVKYAIEAGAWITEIYVDTVGKPEKYQARLEQIFPGLKIVVAKKADSTYPIVSAASICAKVSRDHAIGAWQFREGPVNKEYGSGYPNDPETKKWLLENVDPVFGFPRIVRFSWSTADKILKSQARLVEWEEIDDDQRPGEQKIFEFFARAPAKSCQPQKKQHSFFTERCLFRATL, from the exons ATGGAAAACGAAAAGAATTCCGCGAACGATGTTAGCGAAACAAAATGTGAGGTGAATTCTAACAATATACAAGATGATACTCGAATTACCTGCAAAGAGGATTTGATTCCGTACTTCGAAGCCTGGGATAACGACGTTAATAAGGTTTATATGTCGAag GTTCCACAAATATGCAAAGATGAGCCGTGTCAGCTTGGCATCGACGAGGCTGGACGTGGGCCAGTTTTAGGACCCATGGTTTATGGAATTTCTTATGCTCCCTTGTCGAGGAAGGAGCTTCTCGAAAACCTGGGCTGTGCCGATTCTAAGAGCTTAACAGAGGAGAAAAGGGATGCGATTTTTGACAATATTTGCAATAATAGCGACGCTCTTGGTTGGGCCGTAGACACAATATCGCCTAATGTTATCGCAAACAGTATGCATAGTCGTAGCAAAACGTCCTTGAACGAGGTGTCTATGCTCTCTGCGATCGAGTTGGTTAAATACGCGATCGAGGCTGGCGCATGGATCACAGAGATTTACGTGGACACCGTAGGCAAGCCTGAAAAGTATCAGGCTAGGTTGGAGCAGATTTTTCCAGGCCTGAAGATAGTTGTTGCGAAGAAGGCTGATTCCACTTATCCCATCGTCAGCGCTGCCAGTATCTGCGCCAAAGTTTCCCGCGATCACGCGATTGGAGCTTGGCAATTTCGCGAGGGCCCGGTGAATAAGGAATACGGAAGCGGATATCCAAACGATCCAGAGACGAAGAAGTGGCTGTTAGAGAACGTGGATCCTGTATTCGGGTTCCCGCGTATCGTCAGATTCAGTTGGTCTACCGCTGACAAGATCTTGAAATCGCAGGCCCGGTTAGTCGAGTGGGAAGAAATCGATGACGATCAACGGCCCGGCGAGCAAAAGATCTTCGAATTCTTCGCCAGAGCGCCTGCCAAGTCTTGCCAGCCTCAGAAAAAGCAACATTCGTTCTTTACTGAGAGATGCCTCTTCAGGGCTACTTTATGA
- the LOC143347241 gene encoding ubiquitin-like protein 4A, protein MKVIVKKLQGKECVVDIMPSDTVLQLKHKVSDLFGIDVPHQILLLTGKTLADENPLSFYPGIKDGIKLNLLVIKKAEEGSSKEKTIFCKSGMHLLRDEISRVLRHYYTESETESIVNELIKDLENKVNNLSYDDLERLATALLQDQENIA, encoded by the exons ATGAAAGTTATTGTGAAGAAATTGCAAGGAAAAGAATGTGTTGTTGAC ATTATGCCCTCTGATACAGTCTTGCAGTTGAAGCACAAAGTTAGTGATTTATTTGGCATAGATGTTCCACATCAGATACTGTTGCTTACAGGCAAGACACTAGCTG ATGAAAATCCTTTGAGTTTCTATCCAGGAATCAAGGATGGGATCAAGTTAAATCTATTGGTTATTAAAAAAGCTGAAGAAGGATCTAGCAAGGAAAAAACAATATTCTGCAAATCAGGCATGCATCTTTTGCGGGATGAGATATCTAGAGTTCTGAGGCATTATTACACAGAATCTGAGACAGAATCAATAGTTAACGAGTTGATAAAAGACCTGGAAAATAAAGTGAATAACCTTAGTTACGATGACTTAGAACGATTAGCAACAGCACTGCTTCAAGACCAAGAGAACATAGCTTAA